The Halorarum halophilum genome contains the following window.
AAACGGCGGCGGAGCGTCCGCCTACGAGTTCCTCGGCCGCGTCGAGGCCTGGATCGGTCAGTCGCCGGCCGCGATCGAGGGCCAGGAGAACCCGACGCTCCAGCTCCAGGCGGGCCAGGAGTACGAGGTCACCTGGATCAACGACGACGGCGTCCCGCACGACTTCACCATCCAGGACGCCGACGGCAACAACCTCCAGCAGACCGAACTGCTCTCCGAGGAGGGGGCGTCCGCGACGCTCACCTTCACCGCGTCGGAGGAGATGGCCCAGTACATCTGCACCGTCCACCCGAACACCATGGTCGGTACCCTCGAAGTCAGCGCCTGAACGTGGACCCCGGGTGACCGGTTCGGGGCGTCGTTCCGTCGAAGCGGGACGCGCCAGGAGGGGTGTCCGGGGTTCTACGAGTCCGAGGTGTTCCCGTCGCTCACGTACTCGGGGTCGACGGTCGGGAAAAACGGAACGCCGAACCGACGGCGCGTCGAGTCGATACCGGCTCGCGGCCGACTACAGGTCCGTGCGGAGGCGGACCTCGTCGTCCGTGACCCGTTCCACCGTTTCCTCCTGAAGCGGGTAGGCGTCCTCCTCGTCGGAGGCGTCGGCCCACCCGAGCTTCGCCGCGACGGTCTCGACGATCCCCGGGTCGGGGTCGACGTACGCCGTGCCGTGGCGGATCTCGACGATCCGACCCACGGTGTCGTCGTTGTATACGACTTCCTTACCGACGTCGTCCTCGGTGACCGTATCGATCTCGTTGTTTACCATCGCGTTACCTCGTAGGGCCGATCCGGGGATAACCTCCGGGGCAGTATTTGCAAGCTACCGGGCCCGTTCACCCTACGTGGTGTGTTCCGCGACCACGGCTCGAAGTCGGTTCATGAGAACCAACTTCTCCGGGTCGTCGACCGCCACCGTCCCGGCACCGTACTCGCAGTCGACGACGTCGGCCTCCTCCAGCTTGGGGAGGTGACTGTGGAACAGTTTGAGCTTGACCTCGTCGGCACGGCCGGCGTCGGGGGCGGGGCCGCGGGCGCCCCGCTCCCCCTCGACGATCGCGTCGACGAGGTCGGCGATCGGGACGGGGGCGTCCGTCCCGAGCGCGTCGAGCAGGTATCGCCGCTGTGGGTGCCCCAGCAGGTCGAACACGTCGTCGACTTCCCCTGACTCCAGCTCGCGCAGTTGCTCC
Protein-coding sequences here:
- a CDS encoding cupredoxin domain-containing protein, which translates into the protein MDRRAFLRAASIAGAGLAGLAGCSSPQEGVEGGADGGQPGIGTATDTETSTETEAGAETGTAQTGTDGGGGGTGTGDGGGGGGGNGGGGGGNGGGASAYEFLGRVEAWIGQSPAAIEGQENPTLQLQAGQEYEVTWINDDGVPHDFTIQDADGNNLQQTELLSEEGASATLTFTASEEMAQYICTVHPNTMVGTLEVSA
- a CDS encoding PRC-barrel domain containing protein, producing the protein MVNNEIDTVTEDDVGKEVVYNDDTVGRIVEIRHGTAYVDPDPGIVETVAAKLGWADASDEEDAYPLQEETVERVTDDEVRLRTDL
- a CDS encoding DUF7344 domain-containing protein — translated: MTHTETTPGSAPEQLRELESGEVDDVFDLLGHPQRRYLLDALGTDAPVPIADLVDAIVEGERGARGPAPDAGRADEVKLKLFHSHLPKLEEADVVDCEYGAGTVAVDDPEKLVLMNRLRAVVAEHTT